A single genomic interval of Lathyrus oleraceus cultivar Zhongwan6 chromosome 7, CAAS_Psat_ZW6_1.0, whole genome shotgun sequence harbors:
- the LOC127107152 gene encoding pentatricopeptide repeat-containing protein At3g04130, mitochondrial, with protein MVLKFLKVTSMQSIYHRVVLVRDPFCICCPRTFVSSLATRHPGDEVGNFCCKEQSQDVTRYVDILTAKIGKGGSEEDILLSLIGDEVVNGIHPSQNLVNRLLCRYKDDWKSALGIFKWASSHTHFKHSRESYDMMVDILGRMKVMGKMREILEEMRQESLVTLDTIAKVMRRFVGAKQWKDAVRIFDDLQFLGLEKNTESMNVLLDTLCKEKFVKQARDIYLELKHHIAPSAHTFNILIHGWCKIRRVEEALWTIQEMKGYGCRPCVISYSTIIQCYCEEQNFDQVYELLDEMQAQNCSPNVVTYTTIMCALAKAEKIDEALQVVDRMSSIGCKPDTLFYNSFIYTLGRAGRIDDAMHVFKVAMPKAGVTPNTSTYNSLISMFCYYAREERAFGILKEMEESGLFKPDIQTYHPLIKSCFKMRQIDSLLNDILNDMINKYHIGLDLSTYTLLIHGLCRADRCKWAFDLFEEMVDQDIVPMYRTCRLLLDEVKQKNMYQAVEKIEILMKNL; from the coding sequence ATGGTTCTCAAGTTTCTTAAAGTCACCTCCATGCAGTCAATATATCACCGTGTTGTTCTTGTTCGCGACCCGTTTTGCATATGTTGTCCACGAACTTTCGTTTCTTCTCTAGCAACTCGTCACCCTGGAGACGAAGTTGGTAACTTTTGTTGTAAAGAACAATCTCAAGATGTTACGAGATATGTAGACATTCTTACTGCAAAAATTGGCAAAGGAGGCAGCGAGGAAGACATTCTCCTGTCTCTAATTGGTGATGAAGTTGTAAATGGTATTCATCCGTCTCAAAACCTTGTTAATAGGTTGCTATGTCGGTATAAGGATGATTGGAAGTCTGCATTGGGGATATTCAAATGGGCTAGTTCGCATACACACTTTAAACATTCTAGAGAATCGTATGATATGATGGTAGATATATTGGGTAGAATGAAGGTAATGGGAAAGATGAGAGAGATCTTAGAAGAAATGCGTCAAGAGAGTCTCGTCACCCTCGATACTATAGCCAAAGTAATGAGAAGATTTGTTGGGGCAAAACAGTGGAAAGATGCGGTGAGGATATTTGATGACTTACAGTTTCTCGGCTTAGAGAAGAATACAGAATCCATGAATGTGTTGCTTGATACTCTCTGCAAAGAGAAATTTGTTAAGCAAGCCCGTGATATTTACTTGGAACTGAAGCATCACATTGCTCCAAGTGCTCACACGTTTAACATATTGATTCATGGATGGTGCAAAATCCGACGCGTTGAGGAGGCACTTTGGACAATTCAAGAAATGAAAGGTTACGGTTGTCGCCCTTGTGTTATAAGTTATTCCACCATCATCCAATGTTATTGTGAAGAACAGAATTTTGACCAGGTCTATGAACTTCTTGATGAAATGCAAGCTCAAAATTGCTCTCCCAATGTGGTCACTTACACTACTATCATGTGTGCTCTGGCAAAAGCAGAAAAAATCGATGAAGCTTTGCAAGTAGTTGATAGAATGAGCTCTATCGGATGTAAGCCTGATACTCTTTTTTACAATTCGTTCATTTATACGTTGGGGAGAGCAGGCAGAATAGATGATGCTATGCATGTATTCAAAGTTGCGATGCCGAAGGCCGGTGTGACCCCAAATACATCCACCTATAATTCATTGATTTCTATGTTTTGTTACTATGCACGAGAAGAGAGAGCTTTTGGCATTCTGAAGGAGATGGAAGAGTCCGGCCTATTTAAGCCTGATATTCAGACTTATCATCCATTGATCAAGTCATGCTTTAAAATGAGGCAAATAGATAGTTTATTGAATGATATACTAAATGACATGATAAATAAGTATCATATTGGTCTTGATCTTTCAACCTATACACTGCTAATTCACGGGCTTTGTAGAGCAGATAGATGCAAGTGGGCATTCGATCTGTTTGAGGAGATGGTTGATCAAGATATAGTACCTATGTATAGAACTTGCCGTTTGCTCTTGGATGAAGTCAAACAGAAAAATATGTATCAAGCTGTTGAGAAAATTGAGATTCTTATGAAGAACCTTTAA